Proteins from a single region of Pseudopedobacter saltans DSM 12145:
- a CDS encoding glycosyltransferase — translation MENLQNILIIGTVWPEPDSSAAGSRMMQLIQSFKKEGSKVTFASAAADSDFMVNLADFGVDKENIKLNCSSFDDFLKKLNPDLVVFDRFMTEEQYGWRVSEACPNTLKLLDTEDLHTLRYARQKAFRQNRTFKIDDLLEEEIAKREIASIFRCDLSLVISQTEMEILNEVFHVDLSLLYYLPFLLPSIKDQDISKCKSFEERQHFVSIGNFLHEPNWNAVLYLKEEIWPLIKSKLPKAELHVYGAYPSQKVWELNNAKQGFLIKGRAEDVNEVMSATRVCLAPLRFGAGLKGKLVDAMRNGTPSVTTSIGAESMALGLEWAGFIADDAITFAEKATTLYQDLHIWNSAVRQGVLIINQNFNESAANYFLVHLSKLKSDLVRHRNHNFIGQMLNHHSMASTKFMSKWIEAKNSNGSRNLL, via the coding sequence ATGGAAAATCTTCAAAATATATTAATTATAGGAACTGTTTGGCCCGAGCCGGATTCATCGGCAGCAGGAAGCAGAATGATGCAATTGATTCAGTCTTTTAAAAAAGAAGGAAGCAAGGTGACTTTTGCAAGTGCGGCAGCGGATAGCGATTTCATGGTGAATTTGGCTGATTTTGGTGTTGACAAAGAAAATATCAAACTAAACTGCTCTTCCTTCGATGATTTTTTGAAAAAACTGAATCCTGATTTAGTTGTATTCGATCGCTTTATGACTGAGGAACAGTATGGATGGCGGGTGAGCGAAGCTTGTCCCAATACACTGAAACTTTTGGATACTGAAGATCTGCATACGCTCCGTTATGCAAGGCAAAAAGCATTTAGACAAAATAGAACGTTTAAAATAGATGATTTACTGGAAGAAGAAATAGCAAAAAGGGAAATTGCCAGTATTTTTCGTTGCGATTTATCTTTAGTGATTTCACAGACCGAAATGGAAATTCTTAACGAAGTATTTCATGTTGATTTAAGTTTGTTATACTACCTGCCTTTTTTACTACCCTCAATAAAAGACCAGGATATTTCTAAATGTAAAAGCTTTGAGGAAAGGCAGCATTTTGTAAGTATAGGTAATTTTCTGCATGAGCCTAATTGGAATGCGGTTTTATATTTAAAAGAGGAAATATGGCCTTTAATCAAATCAAAATTGCCGAAAGCCGAACTACATGTTTATGGAGCATATCCCAGCCAAAAAGTTTGGGAGCTGAATAATGCTAAGCAAGGATTTTTGATAAAAGGCAGGGCGGAAGACGTTAATGAGGTGATGTCTGCTACGAGAGTGTGTTTGGCGCCCTTACGTTTTGGCGCTGGTTTAAAAGGAAAACTGGTAGATGCTATGAGAAATGGAACGCCAAGCGTTACAACTTCAATTGGTGCCGAATCTATGGCTCTGGGTCTAGAGTGGGCGGGTTTTATAGCTGATGATGCAATAACTTTTGCAGAAAAAGCTACGACATTATATCAGGATCTACATATTTGGAACTCAGCTGTACGTCAGGGAGTTCTGATTATCAATCAGAATTTCAATGAGTCTGCCGCCAATTATTTTTTGGTACACTTGTCAAAATTAAAGTCTGACTTAGTAAGACACAGAAACCATAATTTTATAGGACAGATGTTGAATCATCACAGCATGGCGTCCACAAAGTTTATGTCTAAATGGATAGAGGCCAAGAACAGCAATGGGAGTCGAAATTTGCTTTAA
- a CDS encoding PA2169 family four-helix-bundle protein yields MKTISEEGTMVLRDLVRINNDRIKGYERAIHELSDEGNGDLKAIFADMIKESHNFRNQLMEELEVKGEDAQLGTSTAGKIYRSWMDIKSAFTGSDRTSILESCEYGEDAAQKAYNTALDDSNIPEYIREMIAEQRHSLKLSHDQIKVLRDQSK; encoded by the coding sequence ATGAAAACAATTTCAGAAGAAGGCACAATGGTTTTAAGGGATTTAGTAAGAATCAACAACGACCGTATTAAAGGCTATGAAAGGGCAATACACGAACTTTCAGACGAAGGAAATGGCGACTTAAAAGCAATATTTGCCGATATGATTAAGGAGAGTCACAATTTTAGAAACCAACTTATGGAAGAGCTTGAAGTAAAAGGCGAAGACGCTCAATTGGGAACTTCTACGGCAGGGAAAATTTACAGAAGCTGGATGGATATAAAAAGTGCATTCACGGGATCAGACAGAACATCCATCCTGGAAAGCTGTGAATACGGAGAAGATGCTGCACAAAAGGCATATAATACCGCTTTAGACGATAGTAATATTCCAGAATACATAAGAGAAATGATAGCCGAACAGCGACATTCTCTTAAATTATCTCACGATCAGATTAAGGTACTAAGAGATCAAAGCAAATAA
- a CDS encoding class I SAM-dependent methyltransferase yields MNKAILNQKVQEYINDHLNADISKIVLKKSPFGDIKSQELAEQIQSKKAIQKKLPLWFTTQNIIYPPKLNLEQASSESTAYYKSTLISAKTSVIDLTGGFGVDDLYFAQRAKKVIHCERNASLSEIVKHNTEMLGINNIDFFVGDSAERLMELESIDTIYIDPSRRSAHGRVFLLEDCEPNVIESQNIYLKKSKKTIIKVAPMLDIDAALKTLNHVTEVHIVSLNNECKELLFVIEKGHAKANHIQLICTLLSSEVGKFSTYTFDYGKEKDIEIEHGEIQKYLYEPDASLLKAGLFKSIAKRFNLIKLNQHSHLYTSNNSLQNFPGRLLKVISQQSFKSFQSSNQLKKANVIVRNFAKKPDELKKNLKIIDGGDIYLYFTTDYNNSPTVITCERI; encoded by the coding sequence GTGAATAAGGCAATTTTAAATCAGAAAGTTCAGGAGTACATTAACGATCATTTAAACGCTGATATTAGCAAAATAGTCTTAAAAAAATCTCCGTTCGGTGATATTAAAAGTCAGGAACTTGCAGAACAAATCCAATCTAAGAAAGCTATTCAAAAAAAGCTTCCTTTGTGGTTCACGACACAAAATATTATTTATCCGCCAAAATTAAATTTGGAACAGGCGTCTTCAGAAAGCACGGCCTACTATAAAAGCACACTGATTAGTGCTAAAACATCTGTTATAGATTTAACAGGTGGCTTTGGTGTAGATGACCTTTATTTTGCACAACGAGCTAAGAAAGTGATTCATTGCGAGAGAAATGCCAGCCTCTCGGAAATTGTAAAACATAATACCGAAATGCTCGGCATTAACAATATCGATTTTTTTGTTGGTGATAGTGCTGAGAGACTCATGGAATTAGAAAGTATCGATACCATATATATTGACCCTTCCAGAAGATCTGCACATGGCAGAGTTTTTTTGCTTGAAGATTGCGAACCTAATGTTATTGAAAGTCAAAATATCTATTTAAAAAAAAGCAAAAAAACTATTATTAAAGTTGCACCGATGCTAGATATAGATGCTGCTTTAAAAACCTTGAACCATGTAACAGAAGTTCATATCGTAAGTCTGAATAATGAATGCAAAGAGTTGCTTTTTGTTATCGAGAAGGGACATGCGAAAGCAAATCATATTCAATTAATTTGTACCCTACTAAGTTCCGAAGTTGGAAAATTTTCAACTTATACTTTTGATTACGGAAAAGAAAAGGATATCGAGATAGAACATGGAGAGATACAAAAATACTTATATGAACCGGATGCTTCTCTCCTTAAGGCTGGCTTGTTTAAATCTATAGCAAAAAGGTTTAATCTCATAAAACTCAATCAGCATTCGCACTTATATACTTCAAATAATTCGCTTCAAAACTTCCCAGGACGCCTATTGAAAGTAATTTCACAGCAAAGTTTCAAATCCTTTCAATCATCAAACCAACTGAAAAAAGCAAATGTTATTGTAAGAAACTTTGCAAAAAAACCTGATGAATTAAAAAAGAATCTGAAAATCATAGACGGAGGTGATATTTACCTCTATTTCACAACCGATTATAACAATTCCCCTACTGTAATTACCTGCGAAAGAATCTGA
- a CDS encoding aspartate kinase produces MQVFKFGGASVKDANNIKNMADIVKNSAVKDLLIVVSAIGKTTNALEGLTNNYISGNDEMYENLESIKKYHFDIINELFAYNYPKVYDDINNTFVEIEWTIEDKPQDPYNFIYDQIVSIGELLSSKIVSHYFNYIGITNKWLDARSFIQTDNTYREAHVNWHKTNDLIDSQVPALLKNTIAITQGFIGNTSENFTTTLGREGSDYSAAIFANCLNADKLVVWKDVPGILNADPKRFPEAIKFDELSYASAIEMTYYGASIIHPKTIKPLQNKNIPLYVKPFLQPEDQGTIIKETDSTINTPSVIVKSNQQLLSISSKDYAFVSEKHLSHLFRAFAEANIHINMMQISALTFSVCMDQDAQKFEKLVEMIKQDFSFKYNLDLELFTIRNFTEETVAKYIDHSKSLLEQRSRNNAQFVVRK; encoded by the coding sequence ATGCAGGTTTTTAAATTCGGGGGCGCCTCCGTTAAAGACGCAAATAATATTAAAAATATGGCCGATATCGTAAAAAATTCGGCTGTTAAAGATCTACTGATAGTTGTTTCTGCAATTGGCAAAACAACAAATGCTTTGGAAGGACTTACCAACAATTATATTTCTGGCAATGATGAAATGTATGAGAATTTGGAAAGCATCAAAAAATATCATTTTGATATTATAAACGAGTTATTCGCATATAATTACCCTAAAGTATATGACGACATCAATAATACTTTTGTAGAAATAGAATGGACAATTGAAGACAAACCTCAAGATCCGTATAATTTCATTTATGATCAGATCGTTTCTATTGGAGAATTATTATCATCAAAAATAGTTAGCCATTATTTTAATTATATCGGTATAACTAATAAATGGTTGGACGCAAGATCTTTTATTCAAACGGATAACACCTACCGAGAAGCACATGTTAACTGGCATAAAACCAATGATTTAATTGATTCACAAGTACCGGCACTGTTAAAAAATACTATTGCAATTACTCAGGGGTTCATAGGAAATACTTCGGAAAACTTCACGACCACACTGGGTAGAGAGGGTTCCGATTATAGCGCAGCAATATTTGCCAATTGCTTAAATGCCGATAAACTTGTGGTTTGGAAGGATGTTCCGGGCATTTTGAATGCAGATCCTAAACGTTTCCCGGAAGCTATTAAATTTGACGAATTATCTTATGCCAGTGCTATAGAAATGACCTATTATGGTGCAAGCATAATTCACCCAAAAACTATAAAGCCACTACAAAACAAAAACATACCTCTTTATGTAAAACCTTTTCTTCAACCAGAAGATCAGGGAACAATTATTAAAGAAACAGATTCTACTATCAATACACCTTCTGTAATAGTTAAAAGCAATCAGCAACTATTAAGTATTAGCAGTAAAGACTATGCCTTTGTTAGTGAAAAACATTTAAGCCACTTGTTCAGGGCATTTGCAGAAGCTAATATTCATATAAATATGATGCAGATTTCAGCTCTTACTTTCTCCGTATGCATGGATCAGGATGCTCAGAAATTTGAAAAATTAGTGGAGATGATCAAACAGGACTTTAGCTTCAAATATAATTTAGATCTTGAACTTTTCACCATTAGGAATTTCACAGAGGAAACCGTCGCAAAGTATATCGATCATTCCAAATCTTTACTCGAACAAAGAAGCAGGAATAACGCACAGTTTGTAGTAAGAAAATAG
- a CDS encoding DUF3298 and DUF4163 domain-containing protein yields the protein MKNFILNLFLGVLLLTACNRVSKVGAENTGNDTSSYKMVSFYKTSTECKQDTCGAIVKASYPDFESPELQKFVNQIITNDIANRGNLKLETLADSFINDFMKFKKDYPESVAGYQWIQTLKVDDNRSKLITFTHDNYSFTGGAHGLGTISYFNYSKEQNRALKLDDLIKQGQYNNLVKVGEEIFRKDEKLSPEQSLEENYFFENGQFGLPNNFLITDKGLLFTYNPYEIKAYAYGTTDLLIPYDRMKEIINPGSVLATYVK from the coding sequence ATGAAAAACTTTATTTTAAACTTATTTTTGGGAGTGTTATTGTTGACTGCTTGTAATCGGGTTTCTAAAGTAGGCGCAGAAAACACGGGTAACGATACATCTTCCTACAAAATGGTTTCTTTTTACAAAACGTCTACCGAATGTAAACAAGACACCTGTGGCGCTATAGTAAAAGCTTCATATCCCGATTTTGAATCACCGGAACTTCAAAAATTTGTAAATCAGATTATCACGAATGATATTGCAAATAGAGGAAATCTGAAATTAGAGACTTTAGCAGATTCGTTTATAAATGATTTCATGAAGTTCAAAAAAGATTATCCGGAATCTGTAGCAGGCTATCAGTGGATCCAAACTTTAAAAGTTGATGACAACAGATCCAAACTGATAACTTTCACTCATGATAATTACAGTTTTACGGGAGGTGCTCATGGATTAGGGACGATTTCTTATTTTAATTATTCGAAAGAACAGAACAGAGCCTTAAAATTAGATGATTTGATAAAACAAGGTCAGTATAATAATCTGGTTAAAGTAGGTGAAGAAATATTCAGAAAAGACGAAAAACTAAGCCCAGAGCAATCATTAGAAGAAAACTACTTTTTTGAAAATGGCCAATTTGGTCTTCCCAATAATTTTCTGATAACAGATAAAGGATTATTATTCACCTATAATCCATATGAAATTAAAGCTTATGCTTATGGAACAACAGATTTGTTAATTCCTTACGACAGAATGAAAGAAATTATAAATCCGGGGAGTGTATTAGCAACTTACGTGAAATAG
- a CDS encoding GNAT family N-acetyltransferase, which produces MIRIAEEKDCERLLELIQELAVYEKAPEEVTVTLEEFKDAGFGLNPAWTAFVYEENNVIHGFALFYIRYSTWKGCRLYLEDFIVTEKQRGRGIGKALFERVIQEAKEKGYQGMVWQVLDWNEPALNFYRKYAAETESGWLNASLSRDQILSL; this is translated from the coding sequence ATGATAAGAATTGCCGAAGAAAAGGATTGTGAAAGACTTTTAGAACTTATTCAGGAATTAGCTGTTTATGAAAAAGCTCCGGAGGAAGTAACAGTTACTCTTGAAGAGTTCAAAGATGCCGGATTTGGTTTAAATCCGGCTTGGACGGCATTTGTATATGAAGAAAATAATGTCATCCATGGGTTCGCTCTTTTCTATATCCGCTACTCGACCTGGAAAGGTTGTAGATTATATCTTGAAGATTTTATCGTAACCGAGAAACAAAGAGGAAGAGGAATTGGTAAAGCTCTTTTTGAAAGAGTCATACAAGAAGCAAAAGAAAAGGGTTATCAGGGTATGGTATGGCAGGTACTAGACTGGAACGAGCCAGCTTTGAATTTTTACCGAAAGTATGCTGCAGAAACAGAATCTGGATGGCTTAATGCATCTTTAAGTAGGGATCAAATTTTATCATTATGA
- a CDS encoding YggS family pyridoxal phosphate-dependent enzyme — protein sequence MSITDNIKRLKNEIETLDVKLIAVSKTKPVEDILEAYNAGQRIFGENQVQEMAEKEASLPKDIQWHLIGHLQTNKVKYIAPFVSLIHSVDSIKLLKEINKYAEKNNRIIDCLLQIYIADEDTKFGLGFDEAIELLRSEEFQHMKNVRIVGLMGIASNTENEKQIKEEFYELKTLFEGIKTSFFRKEDSFKEISMGMSSDYNIAIEQGSTMVRIGNDIFGKRVIKHFKNTEDSSEED from the coding sequence ATGAGCATTACCGATAATATAAAAAGATTAAAAAACGAGATAGAGACGTTAGATGTAAAGTTAATTGCTGTTTCTAAGACAAAACCTGTAGAAGATATTTTAGAAGCCTATAATGCCGGACAAAGAATATTCGGTGAAAACCAGGTACAGGAAATGGCGGAAAAAGAGGCGAGCTTACCCAAAGATATACAATGGCATCTCATAGGCCATCTTCAAACAAATAAAGTAAAATATATTGCTCCTTTTGTTAGCCTAATACATTCGGTAGATAGCATTAAACTTCTAAAAGAAATCAATAAATATGCCGAAAAGAATAATAGAATAATCGACTGTCTGCTGCAAATTTATATTGCCGATGAAGACACCAAATTCGGCTTGGGATTTGACGAAGCGATTGAACTTTTGCGTTCGGAAGAGTTTCAGCATATGAAAAATGTAAGAATTGTGGGCTTAATGGGGATAGCGTCAAACACAGAAAATGAGAAGCAGATAAAAGAGGAATTCTACGAGCTAAAAACCTTATTTGAAGGTATTAAAACAAGTTTTTTTAGAAAAGAAGATAGTTTTAAGGAAATTTCAATGGGAATGTCTTCCGATTATAATATTGCCATAGAGCAGGGCTCCACTATGGTTAGAATTGGAAATGATATCTTTGGAAAAAGAGTTATCAAACATTTTAAAAATACAGAAGATTCGAGTGAAGAAGACTAA
- a CDS encoding DUF4296 domain-containing protein translates to MKKLLALFCLFIFLYACSNDDTSKNIIAKDKMYNILLDMHLADASLDYASNSQNTDSMLLNAKTKYNYIFSKYNIDSASFSESLAYYSKNKPKEILKVYQNVIDSLDRFRDKLSKGKVEFNLPLNSIYPDTIFYHINLPFRIDSNLLKNKINNNVVKKDSLVKDSVKVSKDTLIRNVNRFRKR, encoded by the coding sequence ATGAAAAAACTATTGGCTCTCTTTTGCCTGTTTATTTTTTTATATGCTTGTTCAAATGATGATACTTCGAAGAACATAATAGCTAAGGATAAAATGTATAACATATTGCTGGATATGCATTTAGCAGATGCCAGCTTAGATTATGCTTCAAATTCTCAGAATACGGATAGCATGTTGCTTAATGCTAAAACAAAATATAACTATATCTTTTCCAAATACAATATAGATTCTGCAAGTTTTAGTGAGAGTTTGGCGTATTATAGCAAAAATAAACCTAAAGAGATACTTAAAGTGTATCAAAATGTAATTGATAGTCTGGATAGGTTTAGAGACAAGTTGTCAAAAGGGAAGGTGGAGTTTAATTTGCCATTAAATTCGATATATCCCGATACAATTTTTTATCATATCAATTTGCCCTTTCGTATAGATAGTAATTTGTTAAAAAACAAGATCAACAATAATGTGGTAAAAAAAGACAGTTTGGTCAAAGACTCTGTGAAAGTTTCTAAAGATACTTTAATTAGAAACGTTAACAGATTTAGAAAAAGGTAG
- a CDS encoding endonuclease MutS2: MIYPQNSLEKLGFDEIKRGIKSYCISEMGIDMVDKIRFITNYDQIIKFLRQTNEFKTIIQTDEALPIQSFYDIKKLSDKAKIEGTFLSEEEFFQVYNSLQTAFAVIKYFEDREGIYPNLEALFEHLPIEKSILREIERIIDAKGKIKNNASRLLGDIIDAIAKAEQDARKKIDQIYKNAQANNWVADGSLTVRDGRLCIPILAENKRKLKGFIHDESATGQTVYIEPEEVFNLNNLVRDLEFEKRREIIRILTELTDKLRPFVPILYSYHGFLTKLDFVRAKALFAIEIDAKMPVLLNEPKLKLVNAKHPLLVMSGKEAKKTVVPLNMHLDTSTRILLVSGPNAGGKSVAMKTVGLLQIMVQAGLLVPADEESEFSVLKQIFADIGDDQSIESDLSTYSAHLSKMKYFTENANGKTLVLIDEFGTGTDPQFGGPIAEAVLELINKKKALGVITTHYSNLKIFANHTEGLENGSMIFDNVNLKPLYILEMGKPGSSYAFEIAQKIGLSKQLIDLAKSKINIEQQKVDSLLLDLEREKKEIYDKKKYIEREKKNVETLVRENNQLKDYFEENKRNIIKQAKLEAQQIIKDANKLVENTISDIKSAKADKETTKKLRENLHVELKRHEIKPAGNKSVKPEQKEIVAGDWVKLIETGNIAKVIEVSKDNLIIAFGELRSVVKKNKVEKVGQSEVPKEVKKANSVSHTQSAVDFVSEIDVRGMRGEDALHKIEQLLDRAIMFSMGSFKVIHGKGDGILRKLIRNYLKKYSEVDRLEDEHVDRGGDGITYVYLK; the protein is encoded by the coding sequence ATGATTTATCCACAAAATAGTTTAGAGAAGCTTGGTTTTGATGAAATAAAACGAGGAATCAAGTCTTATTGTATTAGTGAGATGGGAATAGACATGGTGGATAAAATCAGGTTTATTACCAACTACGATCAGATTATAAAGTTCTTACGTCAAACAAACGAGTTTAAAACAATAATACAGACGGATGAAGCTTTACCTATTCAAAGCTTTTATGATATAAAGAAGCTTTCTGATAAAGCGAAAATAGAAGGTACATTTCTTTCTGAAGAGGAATTTTTTCAGGTTTATAATTCATTACAAACAGCATTTGCTGTAATTAAATACTTTGAAGACAGGGAAGGGATTTATCCGAATCTAGAAGCCCTTTTTGAGCATCTTCCTATAGAAAAAAGTATACTTCGTGAAATAGAGAGGATTATTGATGCAAAAGGGAAGATTAAAAATAATGCATCCCGATTACTGGGCGATATTATCGATGCTATAGCAAAGGCAGAGCAGGACGCAAGGAAGAAAATAGACCAAATTTATAAGAATGCACAAGCAAATAATTGGGTTGCCGACGGTAGTTTAACGGTACGAGATGGAAGGTTATGTATCCCAATTCTGGCAGAAAATAAAAGAAAGTTGAAAGGCTTTATTCATGACGAGTCGGCAACAGGTCAAACTGTTTATATTGAACCGGAAGAGGTCTTTAACTTAAATAATTTAGTAAGGGATTTAGAGTTCGAGAAAAGGCGAGAAATCATCAGGATTCTGACCGAACTAACAGATAAATTGCGACCTTTTGTGCCGATCCTTTATTCTTATCATGGATTTCTAACCAAATTAGATTTCGTACGGGCAAAAGCGTTGTTTGCTATAGAAATAGATGCAAAAATGCCGGTTCTCTTGAACGAGCCTAAATTGAAATTAGTAAACGCTAAACATCCGCTATTGGTGATGTCGGGTAAGGAAGCGAAAAAAACAGTAGTTCCGTTAAATATGCATCTGGACACCAGTACCAGAATTCTTTTAGTTTCCGGACCAAATGCTGGAGGAAAGTCTGTAGCCATGAAAACCGTAGGCTTATTGCAGATTATGGTTCAGGCTGGCTTGTTAGTTCCTGCGGACGAGGAGTCTGAGTTTAGCGTTTTAAAGCAAATATTTGCAGATATTGGAGATGATCAGTCGATAGAAAGTGACTTAAGTACATATAGCGCTCATCTTTCGAAAATGAAGTATTTTACCGAAAATGCTAACGGAAAAACATTGGTTTTAATAGATGAATTTGGTACAGGTACTGATCCGCAGTTTGGTGGCCCGATAGCTGAAGCCGTTTTAGAGCTTATCAATAAGAAAAAAGCATTGGGCGTAATCACCACGCACTATTCCAATCTGAAAATATTTGCCAACCATACTGAAGGTTTGGAAAACGGATCGATGATATTTGATAACGTTAATTTAAAACCGCTCTATATTTTAGAGATGGGAAAGCCAGGGAGTTCTTATGCATTTGAAATTGCCCAGAAAATTGGATTATCCAAGCAATTAATAGATCTTGCTAAAAGTAAAATAAACATCGAGCAACAAAAAGTAGATTCCTTATTACTGGATTTAGAGCGTGAGAAAAAAGAAATCTACGATAAGAAAAAATATATTGAAAGAGAAAAGAAAAATGTAGAGACACTTGTAAGAGAAAATAATCAACTCAAGGATTATTTTGAAGAGAATAAGCGTAATATTATTAAACAGGCCAAATTAGAAGCACAGCAAATTATAAAAGATGCCAATAAATTAGTTGAGAATACAATTTCCGATATTAAGTCAGCAAAGGCGGATAAAGAGACAACTAAAAAGCTTCGGGAGAATCTTCATGTCGAATTGAAAAGACATGAGATTAAACCTGCAGGGAATAAATCAGTCAAACCAGAGCAAAAGGAAATTGTAGCGGGAGATTGGGTCAAATTGATTGAAACCGGAAACATTGCAAAAGTAATTGAGGTAAGTAAAGACAATCTTATAATAGCATTTGGTGAATTAAGATCTGTTGTAAAGAAAAATAAGGTTGAAAAAGTAGGACAAAGCGAGGTTCCTAAAGAAGTTAAAAAAGCAAATTCCGTAAGTCACACACAATCGGCAGTTGATTTTGTAAGTGAAATAGACGTTCGAGGGATGCGTGGAGAAGATGCTTTACATAAAATAGAGCAACTGTTAGATAGGGCGATAATGTTTTCCATGGGATCTTTTAAGGTCATACATGGTAAAGGAGATGGAATCTTAAGGAAATTGATAAGGAATTATTTGAAGAAATATTCTGAAGTAGATAGACTTGAAGATGAACATGTGGATAGAGGAGGTGATGGAATCACATATGTTTATTTGAAATAA
- a CDS encoding UbiX family flavin prenyltransferase, which yields MTKRKIVVAITGASGSIYAKLLLQKLIALEDQLQEVSVVMSDNAKDVWKEEIGDIAYETLPFRFFHKSDFFAPFASGSAQYDTMVIVPCSMGTLARIASGVSNDLTTRAADVILKERRKLILVARETPLNLIHINNLKTVTEAGAIVCPATPSFYSKPATVEEVALTVVDRIIDLIGLESKSYRWGEKR from the coding sequence ATGACGAAAAGAAAAATTGTAGTAGCAATTACAGGTGCGAGTGGATCTATTTATGCTAAACTTTTACTGCAGAAATTAATAGCATTAGAAGATCAATTACAGGAAGTATCGGTTGTAATGTCCGATAATGCTAAAGATGTATGGAAAGAAGAAATAGGAGATATAGCTTATGAAACTCTTCCATTTCGCTTTTTTCATAAAAGCGATTTTTTTGCTCCATTTGCTTCCGGTTCTGCACAGTACGATACGATGGTGATTGTACCTTGTTCTATGGGAACATTGGCGAGAATTGCTTCAGGTGTCTCTAACGATTTAACTACCAGAGCCGCTGACGTTATCTTAAAAGAACGAAGGAAATTAATTTTGGTAGCAAGAGAAACACCTCTGAATCTTATACATATTAATAATCTAAAAACAGTTACAGAAGCCGGCGCTATTGTTTGTCCTGCCACACCATCTTTTTATAGTAAACCTGCAACCGTAGAAGAAGTTGCATTAACCGTTGTTGATAGAATTATTGATCTTATTGGGTTAGAAAGCAAATCCTATCGTTGGGGAGAAAAGCGGTAA